The region AATTTTTGCCAAATTTACAGTTATAGCCAATCTTAACAGAGTCATCCACGCCAAAAACTCTTTTTTTTTGAAAAAATTCATTTAAAACCCTTATAAAATCCAATCTAGGTTTTTTACTTAGTATAAAAGTTGCATGCGGATTACTACATATATCAAAATCGTCTATGGCTATAATCAAGCATCTTAGATTATTATCAATCTTAAAGCACCTCTTATTTGCGAAAGTCAAGCAATTGTCTTTTACCATATCCAAGGATGTAAATTCACTGATGACAAAATTAGAACCAATAAAAGGTTTTTTTAAAAATTTTGCAATATCCGATACGCTCAAGTTACTTAACATTTATTCTCCCATTATCTTTTAGTGTTTGGTCATATTTTTTAATCGTGCTATCATACCTACCCTTTATACACTTCAGTATTCTATCTCTTGGTTTCATTTCTTTTCTTTGCCACCAAGCTGGATGTGTCAATATTTGTACCCTATCATGGCATTCACTCAAAAAACTATCTAATCTTTTATATCTCCAATATCCATTACTATCACTACAATATGCAACATGCTCCTTAAAATACTTTGCGTATGCATTAATCATATCAACATATGCCATATCGTCATACTTTAAAATATCACTTGAAGGATTATGAAAAGAAAATGCCTTGATTGTAGTCTGAAATAAATTTTCTAAGATACTTTTTTCAAATACTAAGTGTTGATTTAAATCAGAAATATTAGATATGTGATATTGAGTAGGATCAAAATGTAATCCAATCTGATGCCCCAGCCCTAATATATTTGAAACCAATTCTCTAATTTCATGTTCAAATAAATTATAAAACAAAGAACCAAGCTGAACAAAGTAAGTTGCCTTTAAGCCAAGATTATATTCTATCTTAGATAAAGCAAACGCCCTATGCATTGAAAAATCAACATCATGTCGCAATATGACATATTTGTTCATTTTTTGATATTCGTCAAAAAAAATAGTAGTATTCTTGATTTTCTTTAATAGCTCTTTATAGTTATTTTCAGTAAAGTCTTCAATAAAACAATTCATTACCTCAACCTTTTTCTTATGCTTTTTATCTTTTCCCCAGGAGAACCAACAAACCCCATATACTCTATTGTATTAATTTTCAGCTTCCCATTGCCAGTTATAACTATTATACTACCATCTTGGTCTATACTACATACCTGACCACACTCGGATAAATATTTTTCATCATCATTATAAAGTTCAGCATCCCAAATAATAAATTTATTATTATCATATTCACAATAAGCTCCACAATATGGCTTATTGGTGGCATTTATCAAACGCAAAATCTCTAAATTTGTTTTCCTCCAGTCTATCTTTCCGTCTTCTGGCAGCCTCGGATAACACCTCATTGCTCTACTGGAATCTTCATTTTTGCTCTCTAGTACATAAAGTGGATTATTAGCCAACTTATTTATTGATTCTAAAAACATATTTGGTATAACCTCTGCAAACCATTGATAAATATATGTTATTTTAGTATTTATATCTATATCTAAAAATTTTCTATCAATAATATTGCCATTATCAACCTCACCACCAATCATAGAGTGAATGCATAGTCCGATTTTTGTTTCACCGTTTAATATAGCCCAAGCTTGGCATGCATTACCTCTATATTTTGGCAAATCTCCACCATGCGCATTCAAAATACCAAGTGGAAACAAATCAATAACCTTTTGAGAAATAATACTAGAATAATTTAAGCTCACAGCTATATCACAAGAAGCATCTTTAATATCTCGGACATAATCATCTAACCTGCTAGTATATATATATTTTATTTTATTCTTTTTTGCTATTTGTTCAAATTCAAAAGCACTCTTTGTATACTCAGGCGCTTCTTTTGATGTTATTATTAACCCAATCTCATAATTATTATCTAACAGAAGTTTTAATGTTTCATATAATATTTCAGTTCTACCTATAACAGCGACTTTCACATTATCTCCATGTAACTTTTTAAATTATAAATATTTATTTTTTTATTACTATACGCTTCTATAATATCTTCAAGCATAGATTCTGATCCAAGCAAACTATTTTTCAATATATTTCCAGTTTTTTTATATTCAATATAACTTTCATTTGTGCTGGAGTTTAAAAAAATATGAATAGGATGAAAATCAAGTATTTTATGAGTCATATTACGTATACTTTGCAAGCTATATTTTTTATTTAATTGATAAAATTCATAATCGTCTTCCCAATTATATGGGCATCTTATTAGTTTCAAACCATTTATTTCAAAATTAAATTTTATCATTTGATTAATATTTGGCATCAAAATAGAGCTATCAATTTTTATACCCCTTTCCATCATGTATATTAAAATATTTGATGAAATACTTAATCCATGAGATCTACTAGATATTGCCTCGGGAACAATATTTAAACAATAGTCTATAACATCTTTATAATTATCTCCGTGACTTGAGCCATTATTAAAATTCGGATGGATGCCAAGCTCAAAAAAATCATATTTTCTTATAGTATGAAGTAATCTGGTATCATGTGTAATAAAAAAAGTGGCTGGAACACTATTTGGTATTAGCTTATCCAACAAATAGGAAAGTACTTCATCATTACACCAATCTAGGTCAAATGTTAAACTTAAATTATCACTATTCAAATTATAAGCTCTTTTATGGTTCTCATAATCAGCATATCCTTATAGCTAACATTTTGCACTTTACCGAAAATATCATTTTTTATTATAATTTCTGGCTCATTATATCCAGCCATTGCTCTCAAAGATGTTGTTCCGGACAATCTTGGGTTAATCTCAAAAAGCATTAACTTGCCACCAACTTCTCTACATTGTATATTTAGTGGTCCCCTAGAATCTAGAACTCTTGCTATGTGTTCCGCCTGCCTTTGTAAGTCTTCTCTATGACAAACATACCCTTGGGAAACACCGGAAGATATGACGCAACCATTTAATTTTTTATTTGTAGATAATGCATTATTTATGATGCGTTTAACAACAATACTACCCAAGATATTACCATTCTTATCTGAACTAACACCTATTGTATACTCATTTTCATGTGTACCTATATATTCTTGCGCTACTAAATCAACGTTATGTCTTAACATAAACTCAGCCAACAACCTACAATCATATTCATCAAAAACCACATAAACATCGGCCGATCCACCAGAACCAGTGCTTGGCTTTAAAACCAATGGATAGAAATCTATTTCACCTATATCATCAAGAGAAGCTATTTTTTTAAATTTAGGTAAAGCAATTCCTTTTTCTTTTAAAAAAACATATGTATTAAATTTATTCATACATAAAGATATAACTTCTTTTGAGTTTAAGGGATGTCCAATCCCAATTCTTTCAAACTCGCTTCTATATTCGGATATAAATTTTAACTCTGCCTCAGATCCGTGAAATATAAAAGAGATATTATGCTTTTTTATAATATTAAAAACAACATTTTTGTAATTACTTTCGGTAACTTTGGGAACGACATAAAAATGGTCGACCAAAGCCTTTCCAGTACTAAATTCACTAATATCTGTCCCTATAATTGTTAGATCAATATCTTCAATTAATTTAAGTGACTTTAAAATTTGTTCACCATGTCCTCCACCGCCTATACCAGTTACCAATATATTAGCCTTCATTCTTATCTCTCTTTAAAATTTTTATTAAGCTATCATGATATCCATTGTAACTCAATTGTTTTGAAAATGTATTAAAATCTTGGTCTACTTTTTGAATCAAAACACTATTTCTTTGAAAATCTATAATTACATAAGATGACTGCTTGGTACAATCCCTAGGCTGTCCAACAGAACCAGGATTAATAATACATGTTCCATTTTTATATAAAATACTTGGAATATGAGTATGTCCAAAACAATAATAATTATAAGATTTTAAAAAGTTAGACCCCAATTCATGCGTATTATATAAATACTTTTCAGCATTATTTGGCAATGAATGTGTCATATAGATAATTTTATCGCCTTCTTTTAAAACTATTTCATCTTTTAGAGACATTAAAAAAGACAAATTTTCACTACTGAGTTCTTTAATCTGTCTCTTAAAGCCATAAATAATTTCATTCTCTATATCATATTTGAGCTCACCTAATAAATATTTCTCATGGTTGCCTTTTACACAATATATATTTTTTTCTCTAATAAAATCAATTACATGATTCGGTTCATTATAATATCCAACAAGATCGCCTAAACAATAAATTCGATCAATATCGTTACGATTAATACTATTAAATACATTTTTAAAATAAAAGAAATTGGAATGTATGTCAGATATTAACGCTATTTTCATACTTAACCCAATCTATATATTTCTTTAAACCATCCTTTAATCTGGTTTTTGGAAAATATCCAAAATCTTTAAAAGCTTTCTTGTAGCTATATTTTGGACGATAGTTCTCCTGCGGATCTATTCCATCAAAAATTATTTTGGATTTAGATTTTACAATATCTATAATTAACTCTGCCAATCTAAACATCGATATATTACTTTTACCGACTATTTCATATGTGCCTTGAACATCTTTTTCTATTGCTAGTTCTATCGCATTTAAAATATCTCCAGCATATGTGAAATTTTGCTCTCTACTTCCATCTCCAAATACTATAATATCCTGATTACTAAGTGCCCTATTTACAAAAATTCTTAAAACATTATTTGCTTTTAAAAACTCACCATATGGGGATGATATTCTAAATGAAGTAGCATCTACACCATTTTTATTTAACATTGAACAAAAAAGCTCGCCAGTAATTTTTGATAATGTATAATAGTCGCCAACATCAAATAATTTTGGATTTGTCATAGAACCGAAAGTGCTCATATAAATAAATTTTTTAACATTATTTTTTAAAGTAAATTTGAATAAATTTTCGACCATATATGTGTTGTCTTTAAATAACTGATATGTCGCTTCTGCAAAATTCCTTGGTATAATGGATGCATTATGAATAATACAATCTATTCTCTTATTACATAAAATCTCACAAATATTAGTATATAAACTATCAAACTTCACAAAACCATCATCTAAAGAAGATGTTGTGGCAAAAATAATCTCATAATTATTTCTTATGTTACTTCTTATATAGCTTCCAAGAAATCCAGTAGATCCAGTAATGACTATAGTTTTTTTATCCATATATTTTATTCCACTCTTCAAAATTTAATAAACTCCAAATAAAAAGCCTTCTATTTTGCCTACCATTTAAATGTTCTCCTAATAACCTTTTAACTGTTTTCTTATCAAAATAGCTGTAAATTTTGGCATCCTTGTTTAAAAGTTTCATCCTTACAAAATCAATGCTATCACCCCTAAACCAACTCTCGTCAGGAGAGCTAAAGCCTTGCTTAATGGCATCATTAATCTCGCTTGGTATATATTTTTTCATGGCCTTACGTAATATTATTTTACCGTCATTTGTCTTCTGAAGTTTCCCTATAGTATTTTCATCAACATTAATAACGCTTTTTAGATTCTTAAGTTTAAATTTTACCGGTATTTTCTGAACAAAATCAACCAAATCATTATCCAAAAACGGCACTCTAGTTTCCAATGAATGTGCCATTGACAACTTATCTTCAACAACTAAAAGTCCGTGCAAAAAAGTTTTAGCTTCAAAATATAATGAGTCATTTATGTATTCTTCTGGAGTTTGTTTTGTTTCCTTGTTTATAAAAATATTTGAAAAAATATCTCTTGTCCATACATTCTCGACATCCTTTACAATTGGACGAAAAAGATCTTTTAAGTCCTTATTTGGCAAAAGCCTCTTCCAGAAACCATAATACTTATCTATATAGTCATCAAAATTTATATTATTGATAGCCTTATAGTACCTCCAAGGATATCCAGCAAATAACTCATCTCCTCCAGTCCCCCCAAGAACAACTTTAGAAAATTTACTGGCAAGTTTTGCGGCATAATAATTTGGATAACTCTGTCCAACACGTGGTTCCTCTAGATGATATGCAAAATCGCTTAAACACCTCTCCATATCGCCAGATTTTAAAACCATTTCATAATGTTCTGTTTTAAATTTATATGACATATATTCGGATTTTGCTCTCTCATCAAAACCAAGCTCTATACCATTTGTACTATTTAAATCAAAACCAACAGTGAATGTATTTAGCCAAGGAATGTTTTTAGAAGCAATAGCAACTATTGAACCACTATCTAAGCCGCCACTAAGGTAGCTTCCAATGGGAACATCAGCAACAAGTTGCCTCTTAACTGCTTGAGTTAAAAGCCTATCTAATTCTTCTATGCACTCTTTTTCATCTTTAAAATTTTCTTCCTTAAAGTTAAAATCCCAAAATTTAATATTTTTAATATCCTTAGTTTTTAAATTAATATCAAGAAAGTGGCCAGGTTCTAAAATTTGTATATTTTTATGAAGGGTTTTATCGGTAAAGATATTTTGAAAGGTGAAATATTCCAATAATGCTTCTTTATCGATTTTTGATTCATAATCTTTATACTCCAAAATAGACTTTATTTCACTTGCGAAGACAAGAGTATTATTTTTGGTTAAATGGTAATAAAGAGGCTTAATACCATAGCGATCACGTGCTAAAATAATGCGTTTTTTTAAATTATCATATATACAAAAAGAAAACATACCGTTAAACTTTTCAATACATTTTTCGCCCCACTCTATATAAGCATATATAATAACTTCGGTATCAGTATGACTTTTAAATTTATGTCCTATTTTTATTAGCTCATTTCTTATTTCTTGAAAATTATAAATTTCACCATTATAAACAATCCAAATATTTTTAGATAAATCACTCATGGGCTGATGTCCTGCATAGCTTATATCAAGTATCGCAAGTCTTCTGTGTCCTAAAAACAAATCATAATCATGTAAATATAATTCTCTTTTTATAGAATTAGATTCAATAGTTGGAAGCATGTCATCTATATTTTTAAATTTATCATCCGTTAAATTTTGAAAAAAAGACAGCTTATCATTATTGTGTCTAGATCCTGTATGAAAAAATAAGTATCCAGCATCATCGGGGCCCCTATGGGAAATCTTATCAGTCATAGGTTTTGCATAATCAACGCAAATACTTTTAGCTTCTAATGATATCGCCCCAACAATGCCACACATCTTAAGCCAATGCCTTTTTTATATGATCTATCACATATTGAAACTCTTCATCACTCATGTCTGCATACATAGGCAGTGATATAGTTAACCTATCTGCAGCATAAGAATTTAAAAAATCCTCATCTTTAAAATTATTTTTTACTTTATAATAACCTAGTGTATGTACGGCATGAGTACCTTGTCTTGTTGCTATGCCATTTTCTTCAAGAATTTGCATTAGATTATTGCGCTTTTGGTTTATATTGTCTATTATATCCTTATTTAGTTCTGTCAAATCTACCCCATCCGTAAATAAACAAACATATGACTGATATCCATGCTTATATCCATTTGGTATATATGGTGGAATTAAAATTTCAGATAATTTTTTATTATTAACTACTTCGCTTTTTAATGCATCATCGTATTTTTTAGCGATCCTTCGCCTGCCATTCATAATTCTCTCTTTTTTATCCATTTGACAAGAACCCAAAGCACCCTGTATATCAGTCATTCTGTAGTTATACCCAAGAATATCAAAATTTGGCAAAAGAGAACCACCCTTTTCAATATGTCTTTGCAAATCACTCTTGCTAGCACCATGATCCTTTAGCATAGAAACCAAACCAGCTATCTTTTCATCATTAGTAATCAACATTCCACCTTCGCCAGTACTAATAGACTTTCTTGGATGAAATGAAAAACACCCGCAGTCGCCAAATGTACCAGAATGCCTGTCTTCTATCCATCCATCAAAACCACAAGCACTGTCTTCTATAACTTTTAGGTTATACTTCTTTGCAATCTGCATTATAGCAGGCATATTTGCACAAAGTCCAAATAAATTTACTGGCATTATGGCTTTTATATTTTTATCATTTTTTATCAAATTTTCAAGTCTAGTTTCATCAATATTAAATGTTCTTAAATCGATATCGCAAAATACAACTTCTGCACCAGTGTATTCAACAGCATTTGCACTGGCCACAAAGGTAAAAGATGGTACAATAACTTTATCACCTTTTTTGATACCCATTGCCACTAACCCTAAATGTAAAGCAGTTGTGCAATTACTTGTTGCATATGCAAACCTACTATTCGTAAAATTTGCAAATTTATCTTGAAATTTAGACACATTTGGACCCTGAACAACCCAACCGCTTCTTAGCGGCTCGATAATTGCCAATTCCTCATCTTTATCAAAAATGGTTTTTGTAATTGGGATATTCCTCTTCATTTTTTTCTCCGTAAAATCTTTTATTAAACTCATCAATAGTCATAATTAAAGCATTAGGATAATATGCCAAAACTCTATCTTTGTATTGTGTGTCCTTTAGTGCAATATAAATTTTTTCATTTTCCAAAATAATTAGGATCTGCAATACACGTTTATACCAAGTTTTTATATCTGAATAAATAAAATCTGCCACTCCATAATAGTTAATTCCATCAGAAGAAAACGATTGTGTATCTAAGTTTTCATCAGAGGATAAAAACACAAATTTTATATCATCCCAATTTATATCTTCAAAAAAATCCCTTAGATTCATTTCTTTGTTTTTATACATAAAATATCTATTATTGTCTATATCAAATAGAGTCCATTTTTCGTCAACTTTTACTTCCAATAAAGTATGAACATTGTCATAAGTATTCCATTGTTCCATGGTTAAAAAAGAAGCTATTCTGCTTTCAATTCCTTTTTGTTGCAATAGCCGTTGTATAAACAAAGATATATCACCGCATGTTAAAGAGAGCTTATTGTTTGCAATTTTCTTTATCCGTTCTTCATGCGATAACAAACGATCCTTTGTACCGTGTACATGTAGCCATGACAAAGATAACAACAAAGAAAAAATATTATGTTTATATATAATTAAATTTTTATTAATATTTGAATTAAAATCAACTAAATAATAATACCCCTCTCTTGTCATATTATATTCCGCCCCCCCCATTTATAGATGCCAGGCTCATTGATAAGTGTACTATTGATGGACATTGAGCTTTCATTATTGACAATATGATATATTTTTTCCACGCTAGTACCATTAAAATATAAAACCAAATTCTCATTTGAAATTTTAGATATTTTTTTACTATCATCTTTGTTATCGTAATAATTTCTGTAAGGGTAAAAATAATTGTATATTAATATAAAGGACATAGCTACAATAAAAATAAGTATTAAAACTATTTTTCTCATTATTTACCCAAGAATTTCATTTGCCTCGCGCCAAGCAATCAACTTTTTAAGGCCTTCCTCTAATGAGTATTTATATTTAAACCCCAATTCTCTTTCTGCTTTTTCTCTTGAGCCTATACGATTTTGAACAAGCTGCCTAGCATCATCTGCACTATATGGTATAAATTTTATTTTTAAATTCGAGTTTTTAAGTCTAAGCATCGTTTCACAAAGTGTTTTTATGGTAGTTTGTACTTCTGTGCCAACATTATAAAAACCAAATTTTACATCCGATTTAAGAGCAGATATATTACATCTTGCTATATCTTCAACATATATAAAATCATAAGCTTGGGATCCGTCCCCATTAACAGA is a window of Campylobacter concisus DNA encoding:
- a CDS encoding methionyl-tRNA formyltransferase, which codes for MKVAVIGRTEILYETLKLLLDNNYEIGLIITSKEAPEYTKSAFEFEQIAKKNKIKYIYTSRLDDYVRDIKDASCDIAVSLNYSSIISQKVIDLFPLGILNAHGGDLPKYRGNACQAWAILNGETKIGLCIHSMIGGEVDNGNIIDRKFLDIDINTKITYIYQWFAEVIPNMFLESINKLANNPLYVLESKNEDSSRAMRCYPRLPEDGKIDWRKTNLEILRLINATNKPYCGAYCEYDNNKFIIWDAELYNDDEKYLSECGQVCSIDQDGSIIVITGNGKLKINTIEYMGFVGSPGEKIKSIRKRLR
- a CDS encoding ATP-grasp domain-containing protein yields the protein MKANILVTGIGGGGHGEQILKSLKLIEDIDLTIIGTDISEFSTGKALVDHFYVVPKVTESNYKNVVFNIIKKHNISFIFHGSEAELKFISEYRSEFERIGIGHPLNSKEVISLCMNKFNTYVFLKEKGIALPKFKKIASLDDIGEIDFYPLVLKPSTGSGGSADVYVVFDEYDCRLLAEFMLRHNVDLVAQEYIGTHENEYTIGVSSDKNGNILGSIVVKRIINNALSTNKKLNGCVISSGVSQGYVCHREDLQRQAEHIARVLDSRGPLNIQCREVGGKLMLFEINPRLSGTTSLRAMAGYNEPEIIIKNDIFGKVQNVSYKDMLIMRTIKELII
- a CDS encoding metallophosphoesterase family protein, with the protein product MKIALISDIHSNFFYFKNVFNSINRNDIDRIYCLGDLVGYYNEPNHVIDFIREKNIYCVKGNHEKYLLGELKYDIENEIIYGFKRQIKELSSENLSFLMSLKDEIVLKEGDKIIYMTHSLPNNAEKYLYNTHELGSNFLKSYNYYCFGHTHIPSILYKNGTCIINPGSVGQPRDCTKQSSYVIIDFQRNSVLIQKVDQDFNTFSKQLSYNGYHDSLIKILKRDKNEG
- a CDS encoding NAD-dependent epimerase/dehydratase family protein produces the protein MKSGIKYMDKKTIVITGSTGFLGSYIRSNIRNNYEIIFATTSSLDDGFVKFDSLYTNICEILCNKRIDCIIHNASIIPRNFAEATYQLFKDNTYMVENLFKFTLKNNVKKFIYMSTFGSMTNPKLFDVGDYYTLSKITGELFCSMLNKNGVDATSFRISSPYGEFLKANNVLRIFVNRALSNQDIIVFGDGSREQNFTYAGDILNAIELAIEKDVQGTYEIVGKSNISMFRLAELIIDIVKSKSKIIFDGIDPQENYRPKYSYKKAFKDFGYFPKTRLKDGLKKYIDWVKYENSVNI
- the asnB gene encoding asparagine synthase (glutamine-hydrolyzing), which encodes MCGIVGAISLEAKSICVDYAKPMTDKISHRGPDDAGYLFFHTGSRHNNDKLSFFQNLTDDKFKNIDDMLPTIESNSIKRELYLHDYDLFLGHRRLAILDISYAGHQPMSDLSKNIWIVYNGEIYNFQEIRNELIKIGHKFKSHTDTEVIIYAYIEWGEKCIEKFNGMFSFCIYDNLKKRIILARDRYGIKPLYYHLTKNNTLVFASEIKSILEYKDYESKIDKEALLEYFTFQNIFTDKTLHKNIQILEPGHFLDINLKTKDIKNIKFWDFNFKEENFKDEKECIEELDRLLTQAVKRQLVADVPIGSYLSGGLDSGSIVAIASKNIPWLNTFTVGFDLNSTNGIELGFDERAKSEYMSYKFKTEHYEMVLKSGDMERCLSDFAYHLEEPRVGQSYPNYYAAKLASKFSKVVLGGTGGDELFAGYPWRYYKAINNINFDDYIDKYYGFWKRLLPNKDLKDLFRPIVKDVENVWTRDIFSNIFINKETKQTPEEYINDSLYFEAKTFLHGLLVVEDKLSMAHSLETRVPFLDNDLVDFVQKIPVKFKLKNLKSVINVDENTIGKLQKTNDGKIILRKAMKKYIPSEINDAIKQGFSSPDESWFRGDSIDFVRMKLLNKDAKIYSYFDKKTVKRLLGEHLNGRQNRRLFIWSLLNFEEWNKIYG
- a CDS encoding DegT/DnrJ/EryC1/StrS family aminotransferase, whose product is MKRNIPITKTIFDKDEELAIIEPLRSGWVVQGPNVSKFQDKFANFTNSRFAYATSNCTTALHLGLVAMGIKKGDKVIVPSFTFVASANAVEYTGAEVVFCDIDLRTFNIDETRLENLIKNDKNIKAIMPVNLFGLCANMPAIMQIAKKYNLKVIEDSACGFDGWIEDRHSGTFGDCGCFSFHPRKSISTGEGGMLITNDEKIAGLVSMLKDHGASKSDLQRHIEKGGSLLPNFDILGYNYRMTDIQGALGSCQMDKKERIMNGRRRIAKKYDDALKSEVVNNKKLSEILIPPYIPNGYKHGYQSYVCLFTDGVDLTELNKDIIDNINQKRNNLMQILEENGIATRQGTHAVHTLGYYKVKNNFKDEDFLNSYAADRLTISLPMYADMSDEEFQYVIDHIKKALA